Part of the Oceanidesulfovibrio indonesiensis genome is shown below.
CCCGTTGAAGCTGGACGGTTCGCCGCCGAGCATGGCCCGTGCGGCTTTGTTCAAGGAGAGGATGTGCGCGTCAGAATCGAATCGGATGACGGCGTTGTCGAGGGTTTCAATCAACCGCTGGCAGCCGGCTATATGCGCGGCAAGGAGCCGCTCTGCGCGTTCGCGAGCGGCTTTCTCCTGTCGTAATTTTTCCTCCAGCCGCAGGTCGGTCTCGCGAGGGTGGTCCCCGGAATGGAGGCGGTCTTTGTGGACCATGGTGCATCCCCTGCAAAATCAGAAGGCTGCCCCTCGATGCGAAGCTGGGTATATGTTCGTTCGCCAGCGAACACTAACAACACATCCGGAGCTCAAACCGAACAATTACTTCAAATGTACCAGCGTTTCTAAGGCAAGACAATAACGAGACCAGCCTCCGGGATACGAAATTTCGCAGGGCCTATTGGGAAGCGCGTTGCGGAAGGCCGCGTATGCACATGGCAGCCTATTGGACGAAGGCGAACCGGTTGCGGCTCGGGCTTTCCGTTGGAGCAGCTCGAAGCGCCGCAGGTTTCTGATGGATGACGACAGCGGAAGCGAAAAGTGTTCATGGAGGAACAGATTCACTGCGACGGGAGCGTTCGAGGCAAGGGGAAAACGCTGCAGAGCGCAATACGGCGGATGATGAGCGTGGTTGCCCCTGCATGTCGGAGGAGAAACCTGGTGCGCCATGGACGCAGGTCGTCCGAAAGCTCCAGGCGATAACGGGTGCGAAAAAAGCCCGCACGTCATGTGCGTCGTTGAAGCAACGGCGCGGGAACGATCAGAAGGTGAGGACCTTCCAGTCGTCCTTGAGCATCCGGGTCAGAGGCTCGCCCATGTAGTCCACATGGACACCCATCCGGACGAGGCGATCGCCAACGTCGAACAGCTCGGCGCAGGACTGGCAGGCAGTAACCCGCACGCCGTGTTTGATAAGCTCTTTGACCGGCTTGTGCAGGTCCTGATCCATCGCCAGAACCTCGGCGGATGGACCCCAGATGAGCAGCACGATCTCGTCCCACCAGCCCATCTTCCGGGCGTTGAGGACGTACATGAAGACCATGCTCAAAGCGACTTCGCGGTCTCCGGAAGACCAGACCACAAGCAACTTGTTCTGGTTTTCAGACGGGTTGTCATCAGTCATTCGCGTGTGCCTCCTTGGCTTGAGCCGTCGATGGGCAGGGACCATATCAGTTTGGCCGGCCAAGTCCAGAGAAATAGAACGGCGCCCGGTGCGAGGCGTGGCGCCAGGGCGCTCCCGTTCTCGCGGCCTTTCCGTTGGCGGCGCGTTCCCCCTGTGCTACAAGGCTCTATGCGGGCCATGGGCCGCAGACCCGGCCAACCGTCTCCGACGAAACCATTGCAAAAGTTCCCCTGCGTGTTCGTACGGTGAAAGGACAAACCATACCAACAAGGACATCTCATGAGCGCACTGACTGAAAGCCCGGCCTGGAAAGCACTTGAACGCCACCGCGAATCCATGGCGGACGTGCACATGCGCGATCTGTTCCGGGAGGACCCGTCGCGGTTTTCCCGGTTTTCCCTCACGGTGGAGTCCATCCTGTTCGACTTTTCCAAGAACCGCATCACCGAAGAGACCATGGCCCTGCTCCTGGAACTGGCCAATAGCTGCGGCGTGGAAGAACGCAGGGACGCCATGTTCAGCGGCGAGCGCATCAATATTACCGAGGACCGCGCCGTGCTCCATGTGGCTTTGCGCAATCGGTCCGGCACGCCAATGGGCCCGGTGGAGGACGGCCACCCCACCAACGTGATGCCCGAGGTGAACCGCGTGCTGGACAAGATGCGGGAATTTTCGGAGCAGGTCCGCTCCGGCGCCTGGAAAGGCTACACCGGCAAAGCCATCACGGACGTGGTGAACATCGGCATAGGCGGCTCGGACCTCGGGCCGGTCATGGTCACCCGGGCATTGGCCCATTACGCGGACGGTCCGGCGGTCCATTTCGTTTCCAACGTGGACGGCACGCACATGGCCGAGACGCTGAAACGGCTCGACCCGGAAACCTCGCTGTTCCTGGTGGCATCCAAAACATTCACCACCCAGGAGACCATGACCAATGCGCACACCGCGCGGGATTGGCTGCTGGACGCATTGGATGACAAGGATGCCGTGGCGCGCCATTTCGCAGCGCTCTCCACCAATGCCGAGGGCGTCGCCGAGTTCGGCATCGACACGGACAACATGTTCGAGTTCTGGGACTGGGTGGGCGGCCGCTACTCCCTGTGGTCGGCCATCGGCCTGTCCATCGTCATGGCTGTCGGCATGGATCGCTTCGAGGAGCTTCTTGCCGGGGCGCACGCCATCGATAATCATTTTCGGAATGCGCCGCTGGACAAAAACGTTCCGGTCGTCATGGCTCTGCTCGGCGTATGGTATGATAACTTCTGGGGAGCACAGTCCCACGCCATCCTGCCGTATGATCAGTACATGGACCGCTTTCCGGCCTACTTCCAGCAGGGGGACATGGAGTCCAATGGCAAGCGCGTGCGGTTGGACGGGGAGGGAGTGGACTATGAGACCGGTCCGGTCATCTGGGGCGAGCCCGGCACGAACGGTCAGCACGCCTTCTACCAGCTCATCCACCAGGGCACCAAGCTCATCCCCTGCGATTTCCTGGCGCCGGCCGTGTCGCTCAACCCCATTGGCGACCATCATGCCAAGCTGCTGGCCAATTTTCTGGCCCAGCCCGAAGCCCTGATGACTGGCAAGACCACCGAGGAGGTGGAAGAGGAAATGCGCAAGGCG
Proteins encoded:
- a CDS encoding DsrE family protein, with product MTDDNPSENQNKLLVVWSSGDREVALSMVFMYVLNARKMGWWDEIVLLIWGPSAEVLAMDQDLHKPVKELIKHGVRVTACQSCAELFDVGDRLVRMGVHVDYMGEPLTRMLKDDWKVLTF
- the pgi gene encoding glucose-6-phosphate isomerase, with product MSALTESPAWKALERHRESMADVHMRDLFREDPSRFSRFSLTVESILFDFSKNRITEETMALLLELANSCGVEERRDAMFSGERINITEDRAVLHVALRNRSGTPMGPVEDGHPTNVMPEVNRVLDKMREFSEQVRSGAWKGYTGKAITDVVNIGIGGSDLGPVMVTRALAHYADGPAVHFVSNVDGTHMAETLKRLDPETSLFLVASKTFTTQETMTNAHTARDWLLDALDDKDAVARHFAALSTNAEGVAEFGIDTDNMFEFWDWVGGRYSLWSAIGLSIVMAVGMDRFEELLAGAHAIDNHFRNAPLDKNVPVVMALLGVWYDNFWGAQSHAILPYDQYMDRFPAYFQQGDMESNGKRVRLDGEGVDYETGPVIWGEPGTNGQHAFYQLIHQGTKLIPCDFLAPAVSLNPIGDHHAKLLANFLAQPEALMTGKTTEEVEEEMRKAGKDEATIAKLAPHRTFEGNKPTNSFLFPRLTPYVLGALIALYEHKIFVQGAIWSINSYDQWGVELGKQLAKSILPEIEGERAPQGHDSSTTGLIEAVLQMRREK